The segment CGTTCTTCATGGCCTTGATCAGGTCGCCTTCGGTGAAGGGCTTGGGTGGTTGGGTCCACAGGTCTTTGAGCTGGACATCCTGGACCGCGCAGGCTTGGCCTTCGCGCAACGTTGGAAGTACCTGGGGCGGGGCGGCTTCGCGGCCCTTGGCTGGCGTCAACGCTTCTGGCAAGGCGCGACGCCAGCCTGGCTCGACGATCTGTTTACCCACGGCGCGCAAGGCGTGGCCTGCGCAGTCGAAGTCTGCCTGGGTGCGGTCGTATTCATGGTGGGGTAGAAACTGTGCCAGGTAACGCGCACGGATCAGGGTGTACACCGACTTGTGCTTGGCTGGCAGGCGCCCTGGGTCGCTGGCGGCGACCGTCGGTATGATGCCGTGGTGGGCACTGACCTTGGTATCGTTCCAGGCACGTGAACGGCGCTGGGGCTCAAGATGAGGTTGCAAGGGGGCCAGGCTGGCATCGGCCCGCTGCAGCGCCGCCAGAATGGCCGGCGCTTCCCCGTGCTGGCTCAGCGGCAGGTAACCGCAGTCGCTGCGCGGGTAGGTGATCAGCTTGTGGGTCTCGTAGAGCGCCTGGGCGATATCCAGGGTTTCCTGAGCGCCCAGGCCGAACTTTTTCGAGCACAGCTCTTGCAGGGTACCGAGGTCAAAGGGCAGGGGTGCGGCTTCGCGTACACATTCCGTTGTAATTTTAACGGCCTGGGCGACACCGGCCTGCTCGATGGCGGCAGCTGCTTGCTGCGCCAATGCCTGGTTCAGGCAGCGACCCTGGTCGTCGCAGGCATCCTCCGGCGCCCGCCACTGGGCCATGAACGCCTGGTTGGCGTGGCTTAGACGGACATCGATGGCCCAGAAGGGCACGGGTACGAACTGTGCGATGCTGCGGTCTCGGTCCACTACCAGGCGCAGGGTCGGCGTTTGCACGCGACCCACCGGGAGTACGCCCTGGTAGCCGGACTGACGCCCCAGCAGCGTGAACAGCCGGCTCATGTTCATCCCGATCAGCCAGTCGGCACGTGAACGGCCCAGCGCCGAGTGGTAAAGGTTGAAGGTTTCCTGCCCCGGCAGCAGGCGGGCCAGCGCCTTGCGAATCGACGCATCATCGAGCGCGGACAACCAGAGGCGTTGTACCGGGCCACGGTAGCGACAGTGTTCGACCAACTCGCGGGCAATCATTTCGCCTTCGCGGTCGGCATCGGTTGCGATGACCAACTCGCGGGCTTCGCCCAATAAACGCTTGACCGCCTTGTACTGGCTGGCGGTCTTGGGCTTGACCAGCATCTTCCACTGTTGCGGGATGATCGGCAGGTCGGCCAGGGTCCAGCGCTTGTAGCGCTCGTCATAGCTGTCGGGTGGGGCCGTTTCCAGCAGATGGCCAATGCACCAGGTCACGCACACGTCGGTGCCTTGCCAACAGCCATCGCCTTTGCGATTGGCGCCGAGCACTTTGGCGATGTCTTTTGCCTGGGAGGGTTTTTCACACAGAAACAGCCGCATGGCCACTGACGCTTCATCGATGGATATGAGCGCTAGGATGCGGGTGCGCAACGAAGTAGGCAAGTTTTATGTGGATGGATGTACAGTGCAAGGCGTATCCGGATGTGCCGGCCGATAAGAGCCGGCACAGGATTGGCGCGATATCAGCGTGATTGAATACGGCTACCGGTCAGCCTGCGGCCGGCAAGCAGCTTCTGACCGGGACACCTGGGCACGTGGGCTCGAGCCGCTCCCGTATGGACAAGAGCGGCAATCACCCCAGCACGCCGTGGTTCAGAGGCACGCAGGCCTGGCACGTTTCACGAAGGCAAGTGCGACTCGCGCACCATGTCTACGTGAGGGATGCCGGCTTCGAGAAACTCCTCGCTGACCACTTTGAAGCCCAGCCGCTCATAGAACGGTGTGGCGTGCACCTGCGCGCTCAGCCGTTGCGGCTTGAGGTCACGGCCTTGCGCTTCGGTGATGACGGCATTGACCAGCGCGTCGCCCACTTTCAAGCCGCGCCAATCCTTGAGCACCGAGATTCGGCCGATGGTGCCATCGGCGAGCAAGCGCGCGGTGCCGATCGGGTAGTCGCCCTCCAGAGCCAGGAAATGCAAGGCATCCTGGTCTTCGGAGTCGAACTCCAGTTCGACCGGGATGTGCTGCTCGGCGACGAACACCGCCTCACGGATGCGGCGAATGTCGGCGTTGTCCTTGACCCAATCGGCCAAGCGCACCCGAATCTTATTCATCGGCGAAACCCAGGCTGCCTTGCTTGACCAACTGCTGGATCAGCATCACTGCATCTTCATCCTGCAACCACTGGCCGAGATTCTCGATATGCAAGGCGTCGGCAGCACATACCAGCTTGAGCAGGTCGCGCAGCTTTCCAGGCAGCGGGCAGCTACGTCCGCTGGCGAACAGCAACAAATCGCTCTCGAACTCGGACCAGGCCATGCGGGCGCTCGGGTTGCGAATCAGGATGGCGCCCTGCTGCAAGGCGTTGAGCAGTTCCTGCTCGGACAATTCTTCGCCAACGATCTGCTCCGGATAACGCGGCTCGGTCATGAACTGGCCAAACCAGGTCAACAGCAAATCCTTGTCCCCCATGTGCTTGTCCAGCAGGGCCTTGAGGCGGTCCAGGGCATCATGCTGGATCTGGTGAGGGTCGCTGACCGGCTGTGCATCGGCGTCGCTGTAGCGCTCTTCGTCCGGCAGAAACTGGCCGAGGAAGTCGGTGAAGTGGGTGAGCACCTCGGCGGCGCTCGGTGCGCGGAAACCGACCGAGTAGGTCAGGCATTCGTCCACGGCAACCCCGTAGTGAGCCAGGCGCGGCGGCAGGTACAGCATGTCGCCAGGCTCCAGAGTCCACTCGCCGCTTTGCTTGAAATCGGCCAGGATGCGCAGGTCGCTGTGTTCGAGCAGGGCGCTGTCACTGTCGCACATCTGCCCGATCTTCCAGTTGCGCTGCCCATGGCCTTGCAGCAGGAACACGTCGTAGTTGTCGAAGTGCGGACCAACGCTGCCGCCGGGGGCTGCGAAACTGATCATGACGTCGTCGATGCGCCAGCTGGGCAGGAAGCGGAAGTTCTCCAGCAGCTCTGCAACTTCCGGTACGAACTGGTCTACGGCTTGTACCAGCAGCGTCCAGTCCTGTTCTGGCAGCTCGGCAAACGTGTCCTCGTTGAACGGGCCGCGGCGCATCTCCCACGGGTGCGCGCCGTGCTCGAGCACGATACGGGACTCGACTTCATCCTCCAGCGCCAGGCCAGCCAGCTCGTCCGGATCGATCGGGCTGATGAAATCGGGGAAGGCCTGGCGCACCAGCAGCGGCTTTTTCTGCCAGTAGTCGCGCATGAATTCACGGGCCGTAATGCCGCCCAGCAGCTGCAGTGGAGTATCAGGATTCATCTTCAACCTATTGAAAAAACGTAATTTTCAGACGGGAATAAAAACGCCCGGCCAGGCCGGGCGTTGGGCGCAGAGCGCGCGTTAGACGCGTTTTGCCTGCGCTGCCGCGTTACCGATGTAGGTAGCGGGGGTGAGTTGCTTGAGTTCGGCCTTGGCTTCGGCGGGCATGTCCAGCCCATCGATGAAGCTGAGCAGGGCGTCTGGCGTGATGCCTTTACCGCGGGTCAGCTCCTTGAGCTTCTCGTAGGGGTTCTCGATGTTGAAGCGACGCATGACGGTTTGGATCGGCTCGGCCAGCACTTCCCAGCAGGCATCCAGGTCGGCGGCTATGCGGGCATGGTTCACTTCGAGCTTGCCGATGCCTTTGAGGCTGGCTTCATACGCGATGACGCTATGGGCAAAGCCCACGCCCAGGTTGCGCAGCACGGTGGAGTCGGTCAGGTCACGTTGCCAGCGCGAAACCGGCAGCTTGCTGGCCAGGTGCTGGAACAGGGCGTTGGCGATGCCCAGGTTACCTTCGGAGTTTTCGAAGTCGATGGGGTTGACCTTGTGCGGCATGGTCGAAGAGCCGATTTCGCCGGCAACGGTCTTCTGCTTGAAGTAGCCCAGCGAAATGTAGCCCCACACGTCCCGATCGAAATCGATGAGGATGGTGTTGAAGCGCGCGATGGCGTCGAACAGCTCGGCGATGTAGTCGTGCGGCTCGATCTGAGTGGTGTAGGGGTTGAACTGCAAGCCCAGCTCGTCTTCGATGAAGGCGCGGGCGTTCTGCTCCCAGTCGATCTGCGAGTAGGCCGACAGATGGGCGTTGTAGTTGCCCACGGCGCCGTTGATCTTGCCCAGCAGCGGCACGGCAGCGACCTGGGCGATCTGGCGTTCCAGGCGGTACACGACGTTGGCCAGCTCCTTGCCGAGGGTAGTCGGGGAGGCAGGCTGGCCATGGGTGCGCGAGAGCATCGGCACGTCGGCGTGGGCATGGGCCAGGGCGCGAATGGCGTCGGCGATCTGGCGCATCAGCGGCAACAGCACCTCGTCACGGCCGGCGCGCAGCATCAGGGCGTGGGACAGGTTGTTGATGTCCTCGCTGGTGCAGGCGAAGTGGATGAATTCGCTGACCTTGGCCAGCTCAGGCAGCTGAGCGGCCTGCTCCTTGAGGAGGTATTCGATCGCCTTGACGTCGTGGTTGGTGGTGCGCTCGATTTCCTTGACTCGCTCGGCGTGCTCGAGCTTGAAATCGGTGGCCAGGTTGTCCAGCAGCGCGGTGGCTTCGGCGGAGAACGCCGGCACTTCGCTGATCTGCGGGTGGGCGGCCAGGCGCTGCAACCAGCGCACTTCGACCAGGGCGCGGAAACGGATCAGGCCGAATTCGCTGAAGATGGGGCGCAAGGCCTGGGTTTTGCCGGCGTAACGGCCGTCTACAGGGGAAACCGCAGTGAGCGAAGAAAGCTGCATGGGGTGTTCTCGGACAGTCAGGCTTTTGGAGGGCGCATATCATACATGAAAAATGCGCTGGAGTCGGGGGGCTGACCAAAGGTTGCTTGAATCTGCTCGGTTTGCTGAGCGGGCGCTGCACCGATTCGGTAGCGGGGAAAACGCCATGACTGATCTCTGTGAGCGCGCGCCGGGGCTGCCGTGCAGCCCATCGGGGCACAAGGCCCCTCCTACCAGGGATGTGGTCAGCCAAAAAGGTTCGGGTCTGCGCGCCTGGGTAGGTGGGCGGGTCTCAGGGCGCTGTGCGCATCATGTCGTAAAGCTCTTTGAGCAATTTGCGCCGGCTGAACACCAATTGCCAGCGGTGCCCGCCCAGCTGACGCCATAGCCGTGCAGCGCGGATACCGGCCAGGAGCAACGCACGGATCTTGGAGGCGTTGTTGGGCTGTTGCAGGAAGCGCATGTCGCCGTGCACCTGGATGCGCTGACGCAAGGTGCTCAAGGTGTCCTGGTACAGCGCGCCGCTCGACGCAATGACGTTCTCGTGCACCAGGCCGAAGTGATCGGCCTGGGACTGGATCTGCGGCAGACGGTTGCCGATGGTCTCGAGCAGGTCGCCGCGCTTGTTCAACTGCCGCTCCAGGCCCAGCATTGACAAGGCATAACGCAAAGGCTCGCGCTGCAGGCTGCTGGGGTCGCGCTCCAGCGCCCCGACCAGTGCGCGGTAACCGTCGCGCAAGTTCAGGTCGTCGCCACCGAATACCTCCAGCGTATCCTTGGGGTCGCGCACCAGCAGGCTGCCCAGCATGCAGCCGATATCGGCTTCGCTGGCCTGCCCGGTACGGGCGATGCGGTCCACCAGCACGGCCGCCTGGAACACGCCACCCAGCGCGATCAACTGTTCCTGCACGCGGTTCACGAGCGTGGGCTCCAGGGCTCGGCTGCTTCGATCACACCGCCGCCCAGGCAGACCTCGCCGTCATAGAACACCACCGACTGGCCAGGCGTGACGGCGCGCTGCGGCTCATCGAACACGGCCCGATAACCAGTGGCCGTGCGGTGAAGGGTGCACTGCTGGTCGTGTTGTCGGTAGCGAACCTTGGCAGTGAGCTGGCGTGGGCTGTCGAGGTCGACCGGGTTCACCCAGAAGATTTCGGAAGCCAGCAGGGCGCGGGAGAACAACCAAGGGTGTTCATTGCCTTGGCCGACCACGAGCACATTGCGGGTCAGGTCCTTGTGCAGTACATACCAAGGCTCGTCCCCGGCATCCTTCAGACCGCCGATACCCAGGCCCTGGCGCTGGCCAATGGTGTGGTACATGAGGCCATGATGGCGACCGATCACGTCACCGTCGGTGGTTTCGATGTCGCCGGGTTGGGCCGGCAGGTACTGCTTGAGGAAGTCGCTGAAACGCCGCTCACCGATGAAGCAGATGCCGGTGGAGTCTTTCTTCTTGGCTGTGGCCAGGCCGTGTTTCTCGGCAATGGCGCGCACCTCGGGTTTTTCCAACTCACCCACCGGGAACAAGGTGCGGGCGATTTCCTTGCCGCCCACGGCATGCAGGAAATAGCTCTGGTCCTTGTTCGGGTCCAGGCCTTTGAGTAATTGGGTCAGCTCGCCCGTGTCGCGGCGGCGCACATAGTGACCGGTGGCGATCAGGTCGGCGCCCAGGGACAGGGCGTAGTCCAGGAAGGCCTTGAACTTGATCTCGCGGTTGCAGAGGATGTCGGGGTTCGGGGTGCGGCCGGCCTTGTATTCCTCAAGGAAGTGCTCGAACACGTTGTCCCAGTACTCGGCCGCGAAATTGGCGGTGTGCAGGGTGATGCCGATGCGGTCGCAAACAGCCTGGGCATCTGCCAAGTCTTCACGGGCCGTGCAGTATTCGGTGCCGTCGTCCTCTTCCCAGTTCTTCATGAACAGCCCTTCCACCTGGTAGCCCTGCTCCATGAGCAGAAGGGCGGAGACGGAAGAGTCCACGCCGCCGGACATGCCGACGATGACGCGGGTCTTGGCGGGGTCTTTGAGTGCTGGGCTGGTCATGGTTACCGATGTAGATCAAGAGGAAAAACGCCGATACTACCAAACCCGCAGCGGCGCGTCAGTCGCGCAGCAGGTCGAGGCTATGCAGCGGGCCTTGCAGGTAGTCGTCAAGGCAGCGTGGCACCAGTTCACTGCGCCAGCGCGCGGGGTCGGCGAGCAGCTCGTCACGCGTCAGCCACAAGGCGCGCTCGATATCGCTGTCCAGGGGGCTGTCGACCCGATGACGGACCGGGCGGGCGGCAAAGCAGATGCGCTGGTAGGTCACGCCGTTGCTCGGGGCCGTATACAGGTAGATGCCAACCAGTCCGGTCAGCTCGACTTCCCAAGCCGTTTCTTCCAGGGTTTCACGCAGCGCCGCCTGGGCCAGGGTTTCATTGGGTTCCAGGTGACCGGCAGGCTGGTTGAAAACATGTTTCCCGGCCTTGAACTCTTCGACAAACAGAAACCTGCCGTTGTCTTCGACAACGGTGGCGACGGTGATATGGGGGTGCCAGGTCATGCAATGCTCCAGGGTGAGCGAGTTGGCCGTTCTGCGGCCCAGAAAGCACGAACCCCGGTGCGTGGCCGGGGTTCGTGGGTTACGTCAAGCGAGCCTTACAGGGCAGCGATGGCGCTGTTCAGGGTCTGGCTTGGGCGCATGACCTTGGCAGTCAGATCGGCGTCAGGGGCGTAGTAGCCACCGATGTCCACTGGCTTGCCTTGGACCGCGTTGAGTTCGGCAACGATTTTTTCTTCGTTGTCGCTCAAGGCCTTGGCCAGCGGAGCGAAGCGAGCTTTCAGGGCCGCATCGTCGTCCTGGGCTGCCAGTGCTTGTGCCCAGTACAGGGTCAGGTAGAAATGGCTGCCGCGGTTGTCGATGCCGCCGACCTTGCGCGAAGGCGACTTGTTGGTGTCAAGGAACTTGCCGGTCGCCTGATCCAGGGTTTGGGCCAGCACCTTGGCGCGTGGGTTGTCGTAGGTGTTGCCCAGGTGCTCCAGGGATGCGGCCAGGGCCAGGAATTCACCCAGCGAGTCCCAGCGCAGGAAGTTCTCTTCCACCAACTGCTGCACGTGCTTGGGTGCCGAGCCGCCAGCGCCGGTTTCGAACAGACCGCCGCCATTCATCAGCGGCACGATCGACAGCATCTTGGCGCTTGTGCCCAGTTCCATGATCGGGAACAGGTCGGTGAGGTAGTCGCGTAGCACGTTGCCGGTCACCGAGATGGTGTCCTTGCCTTCGCGGATGCGAGCCAGGGAGAACTTGATGGCCTCGACCGGGGACATGATGCGGATATCAAGGCCGGACGTGTCGTGGTCCTTGAGGTAGGTCTGCACCTTCTCGATCATGGCGCTGTCGTGGGCGCGAGCCGGGTCCAGCCAGAACACGGCCGGGGTATCGCTCAGGCGGGCGCGGTTGACAGCCAGCTTGACCCAATCCTGGATAGGCGCATCCTTGACCTGGCACATGCGGAAGATGTCACCCGCCTCGACCTGCTGTTCCAGCACCAGGTTGCCCTTGGTGTCGACAACGCGCACGACGCCATCGGTCTTGATCTGGAAGGTCTTGTCGTGGGAGCCGTATTCCTCGGCTTTCTGCGCCATCAGGCCAACGTTCGGCACGCTGCCCATGGTGGTC is part of the Pseudomonas parafulva genome and harbors:
- the purB gene encoding adenylosuccinate lyase, whose translation is MQLSSLTAVSPVDGRYAGKTQALRPIFSEFGLIRFRALVEVRWLQRLAAHPQISEVPAFSAEATALLDNLATDFKLEHAERVKEIERTTNHDVKAIEYLLKEQAAQLPELAKVSEFIHFACTSEDINNLSHALMLRAGRDEVLLPLMRQIADAIRALAHAHADVPMLSRTHGQPASPTTLGKELANVVYRLERQIAQVAAVPLLGKINGAVGNYNAHLSAYSQIDWEQNARAFIEDELGLQFNPYTTQIEPHDYIAELFDAIARFNTILIDFDRDVWGYISLGYFKQKTVAGEIGSSTMPHKVNPIDFENSEGNLGIANALFQHLASKLPVSRWQRDLTDSTVLRNLGVGFAHSVIAYEASLKGIGKLEVNHARIAADLDACWEVLAEPIQTVMRRFNIENPYEKLKELTRGKGITPDALLSFIDGLDMPAEAKAELKQLTPATYIGNAAAQAKRV
- the mnmA gene encoding tRNA 2-thiouridine(34) synthase MnmA → MTSPALKDPAKTRVIVGMSGGVDSSVSALLLMEQGYQVEGLFMKNWEEDDGTEYCTAREDLADAQAVCDRIGITLHTANFAAEYWDNVFEHFLEEYKAGRTPNPDILCNREIKFKAFLDYALSLGADLIATGHYVRRRDTGELTQLLKGLDPNKDQSYFLHAVGGKEIARTLFPVGELEKPEVRAIAEKHGLATAKKKDSTGICFIGERRFSDFLKQYLPAQPGDIETTDGDVIGRHHGLMYHTIGQRQGLGIGGLKDAGDEPWYVLHKDLTRNVLVVGQGNEHPWLFSRALLASEIFWVNPVDLDSPRQLTAKVRYRQHDQQCTLHRTATGYRAVFDEPQRAVTPGQSVVFYDGEVCLGGGVIEAAEPWSPRS
- a CDS encoding DNA topoisomerase III; translated protein: MRLFLCEKPSQAKDIAKVLGANRKGDGCWQGTDVCVTWCIGHLLETAPPDSYDERYKRWTLADLPIIPQQWKMLVKPKTASQYKAVKRLLGEARELVIATDADREGEMIARELVEHCRYRGPVQRLWLSALDDASIRKALARLLPGQETFNLYHSALGRSRADWLIGMNMSRLFTLLGRQSGYQGVLPVGRVQTPTLRLVVDRDRSIAQFVPVPFWAIDVRLSHANQAFMAQWRAPEDACDDQGRCLNQALAQQAAAAIEQAGVAQAVKITTECVREAAPLPFDLGTLQELCSKKFGLGAQETLDIAQALYETHKLITYPRSDCGYLPLSQHGEAPAILAALQRADASLAPLQPHLEPQRRSRAWNDTKVSAHHGIIPTVAASDPGRLPAKHKSVYTLIRARYLAQFLPHHEYDRTQADFDCAGHALRAVGKQIVEPGWRRALPEALTPAKGREAAPPQVLPTLREGQACAVQDVQLKDLWTQPPKPFTEGDLIKAMKNVAKLVDDPRLKQKLKETTGIGTEATRASIIQGLLDRGYLVKSGKALAATPAAFSLIDAVPRAIADPGTTAIWEQALDMVQSGDMSLEEFVARQSAWMGKLVERCRGLRMTITGPAAGAAPPWKKKRRSSGKARSTSGKAAGPKSGASKARQPRKKPT
- a CDS encoding GNAT family N-acetyltransferase → MNKIRVRLADWVKDNADIRRIREAVFVAEQHIPVELEFDSEDQDALHFLALEGDYPIGTARLLADGTIGRISVLKDWRGLKVGDALVNAVITEAQGRDLKPQRLSAQVHATPFYERLGFKVVSEEFLEAGIPHVDMVRESHLPS
- a CDS encoding NUDIX hydrolase, with product MTWHPHITVATVVEDNGRFLFVEEFKAGKHVFNQPAGHLEPNETLAQAALRETLEETAWEVELTGLVGIYLYTAPSNGVTYQRICFAARPVRHRVDSPLDSDIERALWLTRDELLADPARWRSELVPRCLDDYLQGPLHSLDLLRD
- the hflD gene encoding high frequency lysogenization protein HflD, whose protein sequence is MNRVQEQLIALGGVFQAAVLVDRIARTGQASEADIGCMLGSLLVRDPKDTLEVFGGDDLNLRDGYRALVGALERDPSSLQREPLRYALSMLGLERQLNKRGDLLETIGNRLPQIQSQADHFGLVHENVIASSGALYQDTLSTLRQRIQVHGDMRFLQQPNNASKIRALLLAGIRAARLWRQLGGHRWQLVFSRRKLLKELYDMMRTAP
- a CDS encoding cupin domain-containing protein; its protein translation is MNPDTPLQLLGGITAREFMRDYWQKKPLLVRQAFPDFISPIDPDELAGLALEDEVESRIVLEHGAHPWEMRRGPFNEDTFAELPEQDWTLLVQAVDQFVPEVAELLENFRFLPSWRIDDVMISFAAPGGSVGPHFDNYDVFLLQGHGQRNWKIGQMCDSDSALLEHSDLRILADFKQSGEWTLEPGDMLYLPPRLAHYGVAVDECLTYSVGFRAPSAAEVLTHFTDFLGQFLPDEERYSDADAQPVSDPHQIQHDALDRLKALLDKHMGDKDLLLTWFGQFMTEPRYPEQIVGEELSEQELLNALQQGAILIRNPSARMAWSEFESDLLLFASGRSCPLPGKLRDLLKLVCAADALHIENLGQWLQDEDAVMLIQQLVKQGSLGFADE